One window of Kryptolebias marmoratus isolate JLee-2015 linkage group LG3, ASM164957v2, whole genome shotgun sequence genomic DNA carries:
- the lcorl gene encoding uncharacterized protein lcorl isoform X3 produces the protein MAAVQCTRCTAERRGFRRELDSWRHRLIHCVGFESILEGVYGPMLLSELNLFNDCEPEEVDDWSAEASCSQCSFCNLPLDKLSDQVPAAASPLSSPSDYSPCQTSTISESSQSAHKFLQAVFHKKDVTLDCDSNIPLVAQELMKKMIRQFAVEYASKCLLHTSTNGVTSPSSPLSETSDGPLDLTVSRTLETKESEAEPDGVLDLSNRNFSSSATLSSSIHKASGCRLPSVPEEQGEVEQRGTKSSALDAVLRCLCPAHRSLLYQIVKLAHQENLFLNHRHVGQTETRCCHCGVSPQEVTPHSLLFNECKAQSRTVCCFLTGCDHQSHCSVRYHPGDSKSCCSVYHQPFKDCNSEGQRGSSCGCMQSCRVETYSALGSKRLRCNSCQNLAADHINNTSSPLVSHPLPCTPSPRLCSSVCYKQHNSHCCSFCQHHVCLTQVRNSIERDFKEGDHCCTVPNREQSPSPPPLSPIPSDDCKKTDEKPPSLSCLRQGEEDDQMVKNSPASVSCMAADVDTAAKTELQCRTPGSSRAEQNPSGTLLQDVMNRFSKKLETITPLDKDPTLVSTAIFVSEKEQSQFPSTSQSLQFNGDAHLTEIITTVLHTGNASDYNLKELFNRHNSREPKSPNTRSRRRQEIQNALATPADDSSARRHTLEIKRKLAMLDPSYNRRKVAPAKKARVKNGNVSTTTSGTSSDPNLIKDMSKTKAEEVKGEETFQGQNKPAVSNTHHPSEQQNRNKNIKPNPKDDRVETEVVAVAVRSAKKSPTPCKENCKRRLNESNKETSLVQGFNTNKTPEKASHSPVREGQKCQSNQSGAVRKSARNIVPPARFNPYVTWHSPLSHVSCKDADTNNTKLKSGNKFPLVSNEDTGKPVFESTQKESSKPSHTGSNDLSHVLVQTLATKEGSSEKDSPEKKADGRRLRSSTKKLQVSKMYQSSFNDDSNIKSPCVAIPLGPQVHFISPIKLMFVSPVKDKGGVKYSLKSASNGSSSQAEEPFDPCEESSWSGTPQRHKRQNKEGAASPVKSVLTPIKSVTPCTSPVSSPAKSASSPKSASPSKSASSPKSVSPSKSASSPKSVSPSKSASSPKSVSPSKSASSPKSVSPLNSASSPKSASPSKSAYSPKSASSPRSVPSSPKNSSRTSGDSTPTKRLFEPEGQRLPGDLPSFGETTPPKRRPGRPKKLGPQPEQRAKRPIGRPPKQKTTGAVIETKSLNEKGLLPSDKDNVLKNLKITVLYGRSRRNKRMVSESFDQLQTDKAVKVKRNLGTLLHRSNSSSGSIKTASTELNLVGLAKERASQSNSNIKCPKRAESAPSRKPGRPAKVKISGISVTVTTVSPRQRKIQMNRDTPRSPETQFPKKSLKKSLLPEFKSATAPCTISCQISNINNETEKVVETNGENKAELPSRPVAVRHSMRERKPSIHFLHAVATSTSRSYSCSSALLRRCKKLLLTKASNERKHEEQQSAVESSREKRQLCGKERESIVRDLSKAARVSLDSIFSPKETLRWWATSAEEKTMNEELARRIRVISDTWVSDAADNRDKGTAFNSKLDTEGNNSFTRKSKKSSVVRMLFDCSPNKPRSCSMRQICSWFMETTETQSLAIVKKASSRNPYELMHFPRSANKTSVCQSPQAERLRKHIKKFAKTVPKSPLQHQQAQRRLRNKKRVCTVRRQLFVSSFGEVKRNPRVMWWRCTLSSKFWATLGRARKPFLIRKEGKQWQKKRRNKKKRKAGTSFSNEFVAAGLQAKRKALHRSAKGRFSDCVKNRSPSSSGSQTQEHVDVQEEQKLSSKAWSPETLKECRVFLRKINSPGNESAEEWDSCTVTLDDGSPSAYLFAGKEKELEGVVKAVKSEQKRSINTRAASREPTGSGPKSAQEQQAVPAGRQRSKHKRPGVELPQRPPAKLLRQSRMRGLTGPRWCDFVFEN, from the exons ATGGCGGCCGTGCAGTGCACCAGGTGCACGGCAGAAAGAAGAGGGTTTCGGCGGGAACTTGACTCTTGGCGACACAGACTGATACACTGCGTTG gGTTTGAAAGTATCCTGGAGGGAGTTTATGGCCCAATGCTGCTGAGTGAGCTCAATTTATTTAATG ACTGTGAACCTGAAGAGGTGGATGACTGGTCTGCAGAAGCGAGCTGCTCCCAGTGTTCGTTCTGCAACCTTCCACTGGACAAATTGAGC gaTCAAGTACCCGCAGCCGCGTCGCCTCTCTCCTCCCCCTCAGATTACTCTCCATGTCAGACCTCAACCATCTCCGAGAGCAGCCAATCAGCACACAAGTTCCTTCAAGCTGTGTTTCACAAAAAAG ATGTGACCTTGGACTGTGATTCGAATATACCATTGGTTGCCCAGGAGCTGATGAAGAAGATGATCCGTCAGTTCGCCGTAGAGTATGCGTCCAAATGCCTGCTCCACACCAGCACAAATGGTGTCACCAGTCCCTCATCGCCGCTGTCGGAAACATCAGACGGCCCCTTGGACCTCACAGTGAGCCGAACGCTTGAAACAAAAGAGAGTGAAGCTGAGCCAG ATGGCGTGCTGGATCTCTCTAACCGAAACTTTTCAAGCTCTGCCACTTTGTCGTCATCGATTCACAAAGCCTCAGG TTGCAGGCTGCCATCAGTTCCAGAAGAACAGGGAGAAGTGGAACAACGAGGGACGAAGAGTTCTGCGTTGGATGCTGTTCTGCGTTGTCTTTGTCCAGCTCACAGATCCTTACTCTACCAGATCGTTAAGCTTGCTCACCAGGAAAACCTCTTCCTTAATCATAGACATGTTGGTCAGACTGAAACTCGCTGCTGTCATTGTGGTGTAAGCCCACAGGAAGTTACGCCCCATTCACTCCTTTTTAATGAATGTAAAGCTCAAAGCCGCACTGTGTGCTGCTTTTTGACTGGTTGTGATCATCAGAGCCACTGTAGTGTTAGGTACCATCCAGGGGACTCCAAATCTTGCTGTAGCGTCTATCACCAGCCTTTTAAAGACTGTAACAGTGAAGGTCAGCGAGGCTCAAGCTGTGGCTGCATGCAGAGTTGCAGGGTGGAAACTTATTCTGCTCTAGGCTCCAAGAGGCTACGTTGCAATTCCTGTCAGAACCTGGCAGCAGACCACATAAACAACACATCCTCTCCTCTGGTATCCCATCCTTTACCGTGTACGCCCTCTCCGAGATTATGCTCATCTGTGTGTTATAAGCAACACAACTCCCACTGTTGTTCCTTTTGTCAACACCACGTCTGTCTAACTCAAGTCAGGAATTCAATAGAAAGAGATTTTAAAGAGGGGGATCATTGTTGTACCGTCCCTAACAGGGAGCAGAGCCCTTCTCCTCCCCCTCTTTCCCCTATCCCCTCAGATGACTGTaagaaaactgatgaaaagCCGCCTTCTCTCTCTTGCCTCAGACAGGGGGAGGAAGATGATCAAATGGTTAAAAATAGTCCTGCAAGTGTAAGCTGCATGGCTGCAGATGTGGATACCGCTGCAAAGACCGAGCTGCAGTGTCGGACTCCAGGAAGTAGTCGTGCAGAACAGAACCCGAGCGGGACTTTACTCCAAGATGTTATGAATCGCTTCAGTAAGAAACTGGAGACTATCACACCTCTGGACAAGGACCCTACTCTGGTTTCtacagccatctttgtttctgAGAAGGAACAGTCCCAATTTCCCTCAACCAGTCAGAGCCTACAGTTTAATGGTGATGCTCATCTAACGGAAATCATCACCACCGTTCTTCACACAGGCAATGCTAGTGACTACAACCTGAAAGAGCTCTTTAACCGTCACAATAGCAGAGAGCCCAAGTCACCCAATACCCGTTCCCGTCGACGGCAGGAAATTCAGAATGCTCTAGCAACACCTGCCGATGATTCTTCTGCCAGAAGGCATACGTTAGAAATAAAACGAAAGCTTGCCATGCTTGATCCATCCTACAACAGGAGAAAGGTGGCCCCAGCAAAGAAAGCAAGAGTGAAAAATGGAAATGTTTCCACAACTACATCAGGCACTTCATCAGACCCAAATCTAATAAAAGATAtgtccaaaacaaaagctgaagaaGTAAAGGGGGAGGAAACATTCCAGGGGCAAAACAAGCCTGCTGTCTCTAATACTCATCACCCATCTGAGCAgcaaaacaggaataaaaatatcaaaccaAACCCAAAAGATGATCGTGTAGAAACAGAGGTGGTAGCAGTGGCTGTCAGATCGGCCAAAAAGAGCCCTACACCCTGCAAAGAGAATTGTAAGCGTAGACTAAATGAGAGTAATAAAGAAACATCTTTAGTTCAAGgctttaacacaaacaaaacaccagaaaaagcTTCCCATAGTCCTGTTAGAGAAGGACAAAAATGTCAGTCCAACCAGTCTGGAGCAGTAAGGAAATCTGCAAGAAATATAGTCCCTCCAGCTCGATTTAACCCCTATGTTACATGGCATAGTCCCTTATCTCATGTGTCGTGCAAAGATGCAGATACCAACAACACCAAGCTTAAATCAGGAAATAAATTTCCCCTGGTTTCAAATGAGGACACAGGGAAACCTGTCTTTGAATCAACTCAAAAAGAATCATCGAAACCATCCCACACAGGGTCAAATGATCTGTCCCATGTTTTGGTTCAAACATTGGCTACGAAAGAGGGGAGTTCTGAAAAGGACagtccagaaaaaaaagctgatggtAGAAGGCTTCGATcatcaacaaaaaaactccAGGTTTCAAAAATGTACCAAAGCTCATTCAATGATGACAGCAATATCAAGTCTCCCTGTGTTGCTATCCCTCTTGGCCCCCAAGTCCACTTCATTAGTCCAATTAAGCTTATGTTTGTATCACCGGTAAAGGACAAAGGAGGAGTTAAATACAGTCTCAAATCAGCAAGCAATGGTTCAAGTTCACAAGCAGAAGAACCTTTTGACCCCTGCGAAGAGTCTTCTTGGTCAGGAACACCTCAGAGGcacaaaaggcaaaacaaagagGGTGCAGCATCACCAGTAAAATCAGTTCTCACACCAATCAAATCTGTTACCCCATGTACCTCACCTGTGTCCTCACCGGCAAAATCTGCATCTTCTCCAAAGTCGGCGTCTCCTTCAAA GTCTGCATCTTCTCCAAAGTCAGTGTCTCCTTCAAAGTCTGCATCTTCTCCAAA GTCAGTGTCTCCTTCAAAGTCTGCATCTTCTCCAAAGTCAGTGTCTCCTTCAAAGTCTGCATCTTCTCCAAAGTCAGTGTCTCCTTTGAACTCGGCGTCTTCTCCTAAATCTGCTTCTCCTTCAAAGTCAGCATATTCTCCGAAGTCAGCATCTTCACCTAGGTCAGTCCCCTCATCACCTAAAAATAGTTCAAGAACATCAGGCGACAGTACTCCAACTAAGCGTTTGTTTGAGCCAGAGGGTCAGCGATTACCGGGTGACTTGCCATCTTTCGGTGAAACCACTCCTCCAAAAAGGCGTCCAGGCCGTCCAAAGAAGCTGGGACCACAGCCAGAGCAAAGAGCGAAAAGGCCCATTGGTCGTCCACCGAAACAAAAAACTACGGGAGCCGTTATAGAGACAAAGTCACTGAATGAAAAGGGGCTTCTTCCGTCTGATAAGGATAATGTTCTCAAGAATCTCAAAATAACAGTCTTGTATGGACGTTCAAGGAGAAACAAACGGATGGTGTCTGAGAGTTTTGACCAGCTGCAGACGGACAAAGCTGTGAAAGTTAAGAGGAACTTGGGCACTTTATTACATCGTTCCAACAGTAGTTCGGGTAGCATTAAAACGGCCTCAACAGAGTTAAATCTTGTTGGCCTTGCTAAAGAACGTGCCTCTCAATCTAACAGTAACATCAAATGTCCGAAGAGGGCTGAATCTGCACCCTCAAGGAAACCAGGAAGGCCTGCAAAAGTTAAAATCTCTGGGATCTCAGTCACCGTTACTACAGTTTCACCGCGGCAACGCAAAATTCAGATGAATAGAGATACTCCGCGGTCACCTGAAACACAATTCCCTAAGAAATCCCTCAAGAAATCCCTCCTACCAGAATTCAAATCTGCAACAGCTCCTTGCACAATCAGCTGTCAGATatcaaacataaacaatgaAACTGAGAAGGTGGTGGAAACAAACGGCGAAAATAAAGCTGAACTGCCAAGTCGACCTGTAGCAGTGCGACACTCTATGAGGGAGAGAAAACCCTCGATACACTTCCTGCACGCCGTTGCCACCTCCACCTCAAGATCGTACAGCTGCAGCAGCGCTCTGCTGCGCCGCTGTAAAAAGCTTCTGCTGACCAAAGCGAGCAACGAAAGGAAACACGAGGAGCAACAGAGCGCCGTCGAATCTTCCAGGGAGAAAAGACAGCTCTGtgggaaagagagagaaagcatCGTGCGAGATCTGAGCAAAGCGGCACGGGTGTCATTAGATTCGATCTTTAGCCCAAAAGAGACGCTGCGCTGGTGGGCAACGTCGGCAGAGGAAAAGACGATGAACGAGGAGCTTGCCAGGCGAATACGGGTCATCTCTGACACCTGGGTCTCAGACGCTGCCGATAACCGAGACAAAGGAACGGCCTTTAACTCTAAACTAGACACTGAAGGAAACAACTCATTTACCAGGAAGTCAAAGAAATCCTCAGTGGTACGAATGCTGTTCGACTGTTCACCCAACAAGCCGAGATCCTGTAGCATGCGGCAGATCTGCTCCTGGTTTATGGAGACCACAGAGACACAGTCTCTGGCTATTGTCAAGAAGGCAAGCTCCCGAAATCCTTATGAACTTATGCACTTCCCCCGTTCTGCcaataaaacaagtgtttgCCAGAGTCCTCAGGCAGAGCGACTCCGCAAACACATCAAGAAGTTTGCCAAGACCGTCCCAAAGAGTCCACTGCAGCATCAGCAGGCTCAGCGGCGACTGAGGAATAAGAAGAGGGTCTGTACGGTGAGACGACAACTATTCGTTTCCAGCTTCGGGGAGGTCAAACGCAATCCAAGAGTCATGTGGTGGAGATGCACTTTGTCAAGTAAGTTTTGGGCCACTCTGGGCAGAGCGAGAAAACCGTTCCTCATCCGGAAAGAAGGCAAGCAGTGGCAAAAGAAGCGGCGAAACAAGAAAAAACGAAAAGCAGGAACAAGTTTCTCAAATGAGTTCGTAGCGGCTGGACTACAAGCAAAACGAAAAGCATTACACAGATCAGCAAAAGGCCGTTTCTCGGACTGTGTTAAGAACCGTTCCCCCTCGTCTTCTGGCAGCCAAACTCAGGAGCATGTGGATGTACAGGAGGAGCAGAAGCTCTCCTCCAAGGCCTGGAGTCCTGAGACGCTGAAGGAATGCCGCGTGTTTCTCAGGAAGATTAACTCCCCGGGCAACGAGTCAGCCGAGGAGTGGGACTCCTGTACCGTGACACTGGATGATGGCTCGCCTTCTGCGTACCTGTTTGCAGGAAAGGAGAAGGAACTGGAAGGGGTTGTTAAAGCTGTGAAAAGTGAACAAAAGCGGAGCATAAATACAAGGGCTGCCTCAAGAGAGCCGACAGGTTCTGGACCTAAATCAGCCCAGGAGCAGCAGGCAGTTCCAGCGGGGAGGCAGAGGAGCAAACACAAACGTCCCGGGGTTGAGTTACCCCAACGACCACCAGCAAAACTGTTGAGACAATCGCGAATGAGAGGCCTGACCGGGCCGAGATGGTGCGACTTTGTATTTG aaaactaa